A genomic stretch from Vanrija pseudolonga chromosome 6, complete sequence includes:
- the mtg1 gene encoding Mitochondrial ribosome-associated GTPase 1, with amino-acid sequence MALPRLLFPFPTRTPSWFAGHMARSLRELPALLDEVDLVLEARDSRLPLTSVNPAFDAVLERAWGHSGSGPDRKGKGKEKIVVYTKRDLAEQRYEAPLKDAFWRQARQRVLFVDSRQDSDVREVLRRAAQTARDHGDTLTDLKVLVVGMPNVGKSSLLNALRRVGVRKGKAFMTGAEPGVTRRLTGTVKIQQEPPIYVYDTPGVMVPYLGHSEVGSERGLKLALTAGIKEGLFEPDAIADYLLYKLNLRLGAEEYLGVEEAARHACYSAGLPLPADFARTDSLMDFLDALAFRLGALRKGGERDLEAAMTFLLRAFREGKLGRWTLDDVDGAEAEFIAKASPKDESQQMLASTVLHSELGLVGSAPPADPAVSTEARSLSLSSRVSQTVAAFLKTSEHERADAEAGRNLSGNQQKKAVLRAKADHRLAKAKALGLDKKPKGYQGRRPRRG; translated from the exons ATGGCGCTTCCTCGCTTACTCTTCCCCTTCCCGACGCGGACGCCATCATGGTTTGCAGGCCACATGGCCCGCTCTCTCCGCGAGCTTCCTGCGCTGCTCGATGAAGTCGACCTGGTCCTCGAAGCACGCGACTCGCGCCTACCTCTGACCAGCGTCAATCCGGCTTTTGACGCCGTTCTAGAACGTGCATGGGGTCACAGTGGGAGCGGACCAGACCGCAAAGGCAAAGGCAAGGAGAAAATTGTCGTCTACACCAAACGCGatctcgccgagcagcgttACGAAGCG CCCTTGAAAGACGCGTTCTGGAGGCAAGCCCGACAAAGAGTTCTTTTCGTGGACAGCCGCCAAGACTCGGACGTGCGTGAGGTCctgcggcgagcggcgcaaACAGCTCGTGATCATGGCGACACTTTAACCGACTTGAAGGTTCTCGTCGTTGGCATGCCTAACGTGGGCAAGTCATCGCTCCTCAATGCCCTTCGCCGCGTGGGAGTACGCAAAGGCAAGGCGTTTATGACTGGCGCAGAGCCTGGCGTTACCCGCCGTCTGACTGGCACGGTCAAGATCCAGCAGGAGCCCCCAATCTACGTCTATGACACGCCCGGAGTCATGGTCCCATACCTTGGGCACAGCGAAGTGGGATCTGAACGGGGCCTCAAGCTGGCTTTGACAG CTGGAATCAAGGAGGGTCTGTTCGAGCCGGATGCGATTGCCGACTATCTGCTCTACAAGCTCAACCTTCGTCTGGGTGCGGAAGAGtatctcggcgtcgaggaagcAGCACGGC ATGCTTGTTACAGCGCTGGCCTTCCCTTACCGGCAGACTTTGCCCGTACCGACTCGCTTATGGACTttctcgacgcgctggcctTCCGGCTAGGCGCTCTGCGGAAAGGAGGAGAGCGGGACCTTGAAGCCGCCATGACCTTCCTCCTTCGGGCGTTCAGAGAGGGCAAGCTTGGCCGGTggacgctcgacgacgtcgatggTGCCGAAGCCGAGTTCATCGCCAAAGCTAGCCCCAAGGACGAATCCCAGCAGATGCTTGCCTCCACGGTGTTACATTCCGAACTTGGCCTCGTTGGCTCGGCACCGCCTGCCGATCCTGCGGTATCTACTGAAGCTCGCAGCCTGTCGTTGTCTTCTCGTGTGTCGCAAACAGTCGCAGCGTTCCTGAAGACATctgagcacgagcgagcagacgccgaggcgggtCGAAATCTCTCAGGCAATCAGCAAAAGAAGGCTGTATTAAGAGCAAAAGCAGACCACCGTCTCGCCAAAGCCAAGGCCCTCGGACTTGACAAAAAGCCCAAGGGTTATCAAGgacggcgcccgcgccgcggaTGA
- the gltX gene encoding Glutamate--tRNA ligase produces the protein MRLALRAFGTSKPGSWRLSCSRAYSTATAPESSTAARLRFAPSPTGSLHLGGLRTALFNHLLARKLGGKWILRVEDTDQSRLVPGSVGVLKRTLGWAGLDYDEGVGRSGGKHGPYTQSERLDLYRHHAQELIDSGHAYECFCSPDDLEAIRASLQQQGHYHGYDGRCRHLSRDDVQQRKRAGHKYVVRFKSQAEKEKLPEDLIFGAAQPTTVSTGADDFIIMKADGWPTYHLASVVDDHLMEISHVLRGELYRAFGWKPPQFAHLPLLMGLDGTKLSKRTGDVSVENYRDKGYEPEALVNFLGLMGWDYQTALENAAAEGDEITDGLLPFHARGDDHSLFELFTLPQMIQAFDLSLVTHRRAAVNLGKLDFLNKMHLRRKAGRLGADGELVNVGKAVDSAENEKGREELVKRYQKSLKKLPALKDNSLVDDLEYVGDVFDIELARVVKLCDMAEKSIFFYVKPQYDSPESDKFLAELGLATYVDGLSLVVEELEWRIERYRHFDVDLCWEAMHATIAKLGIRKKSALMLPMRHALTGIKTGPSVPQIMSVLGPERSLDRLRAGRAFASARGRA, from the exons aTGCGGCTGGCCTTGAGAGCATTCGGGACCTCCAAGCCGGGTTCTTGGAGGCTCTCGTGCTCGCGTGCCTACTCGACTGCCACTGCGCCCGAGTCCTCAACTGCAGCTCGCCTCCGTTTCGCTCCCTCACCAACTGGCTCCCTTCATCTCGGTGGATTGCGGACAGCGCTGTTCAACCACCTGCTAGCGCGCAAGCTGGGAGGGAAGTGGATTCTTCGCGTTGAAGATACGGATCAA TCTCGTCTGGTCCCCGGATCTGTTGGCGTACTCAAACGCACACTTGGATGGGCAGGCCTTGATTATGATGAAG GTGTTGGGCGTTCGGGTGGGAAGCATGGACCGTATACCCAG TCTGAAAGACTGGATCTTTACCGCCATCACGCGCAAGAGCTCATCGAC TCAGGACATGCGTATGAGTGTTTCTGCAGCCCCGACGATTTAGAGGCCATCCGAGCGTctctgcagcagcagggacATTACCACGGATACGATGGACGCTGTCGCCATCTTTCTCGAGATGACGTTCAGCAGCGCAAGCGTGCGGGACACAAGTATGTGGTTAGGTTCAAG TCGCAagccgagaaggagaagcttCCTGAAGACTTGATCTTTGGCGCTGCCCAGCCAACAACTGTCAGCACGGGCGCAGACGACTTCATCATCATGAAGGCAGATGGGTGGCCGACCTACCATCTTGCGAGCGTTGTGGATGACCACCTGATGGAAATCAGCCATGTCCTGCGAGGAGAA CTCTATCGCGCGTTCGGCTGGAAGCCACCACAGTTTGCACACCTCCCCTTGCTCATGGGTCTCGACGGAACCAAACTTAGCAAGCGTACCGGCGATGTCTCTGTCGAAAACTACCGCGATAAGGGTTATGAGCCAGAGGCGCTCGTCAACTTCCTTGGTCTGATGGGCTGGGACTACCAAACTGCCCTCGAGAACGCCGCTGCCGAAGGGGACGAAATAACGGATGGGTTGCTGCCGTTCcacgcccgcggcgacgaccacTCCCTGTTCGAGCTCTTCACGTTGCCTCAAATGATTCAAGCCTTTGACCTGAGCTTGGTGAcgcaccgccgagcagcagtGAACTTGGGAAAGCTTGACTTCCTCAACAAGATGCACTTGCGTCGCAAGGCTGGGCGCCTGGGTGCCGACGGTGAGCTTGTCAACGTGGGCAAGGCTGTCGACTCGGCAGAGAATGAGAAGggccgcgaggagcttgtGAAGCGCTACCAGAAGTCATTGAAGAAGCTGCCGGCCCTGAAAGACAA TTCTCTCGTCGATGACTTGGAGTATGTGGGCGACGTCTTTGACATCGAACTG GCTCGGGTTGTCAAGCTGTGTGACATGGCTGAGAAGTCGATCTTCTTCTACGTGAAGCCTCAATACGATTCTCCCGAGTCTGATAAATtcctggccgagctcggtTTGGCCACATACG TCGATGGCCTGTCTCTCGTTGTGGAGGAGCTTGAGTGGCGCATCGAGCGTTACCGGCACTTCGACGTCGACTTGTGCTGGGAGGCCATGCATGCGACTATTGCCAAACTTGGCATTCGCAAGAAGAGCGCATTGATGCTGCCGATGCGTCATGCCTTGACTGGCATTAAA ACTGGTCCCAGTGTGCCCCAGATCATGAGCGTCCTTGGTCCAGAGAGGTCATTGGACCGGCTGCGAGCTGGAAGGGCATTTGCTTCTGCTCGTGGCCGTGCATGA